The genomic interval GCTCGATACCCTCCTCGCCTTCGGACCCGATCCTTCAGCCTTCGTCGACGCTAGCCGGTCGGAATACGCGGGCACTCAGGCTTTTGCGACGGCCCGCGAAGCCGCTCGAAGCAAGCGCGAGGGCATCGTCAAACGACGCCGTTTCGCGCGCAAGCATAAAACCGCGTTCATCGCGGCGGCTGGTTTGGCGGTCGTCGCGGCACTGGTTGGAGCGACCGTCGCCGGGGATATGAAATCCAAGCCGACGACGCTCGGAAAAGAGCCCCTGACGATCGTACAGGAGTATTACCGCGGGCTTCATCAGCTCGACCAGGAAATACCCCGGGCGTACTCGCAGAAGGGCGTCAGAACCGATTACGACGAATATGTGACGAATCTCTATGTGACGTCCCGGATGAGGGACGCCTACGAACGGAACGGCGGCATTCTTGCTCCTGCGGAACTTTTCTTGCGAAAGGAAACGAACAACCGCATGATTTGGGGCCTGACCAAACTGAAAATCGAAGGCGAAAATACATCCTCGGACGGAACAGGCAGTGCCGCAGCCGCGACCGAAGTCCGGCCCGGCGAAACACGGGAATTTATCGTGTCATTCTGGCTGTGGATGCCGAATACGCCCGGAATGGAGGAAGGATATCCGCTTTCAGTCTGGAGATACGTAGATCGGGTAATTCTGGAATACGGCAAGGACCGCTGGCTCATCCGTGAAGTGATTCCGGAAACGAGAGAGATGCGGGAAAGCGATCCCGAGGATATTCTGAAACGAACCTTCGCGCCGGAGGGTCTTTCAGAGCCATGGGCGCCGGACGAGGCAGAATTGGCCGAAGCGCGCGTTTTGCTCGGAATAGACTGATTCAAGTACTTTTTTGATGTAACAAGGGCTGGCTCGACATCGGGCCGGCCCTTTTTTTTAGGGGTTCGATCGACAATGAAAACGATCATTCGCGCGCGGGCGCCGACGCGCGAAGGCCGAAGGGCGTCCGTTACCGGGGAATGCCGATGCGGGAAAGCGGCCAGAACCGGAGCGCGGCCGATCCGAGAATCGAGGACGCGTGAACGTATCTCGGGTCGAGATTTGATCGATACCGGAATGAAGACGGATCGCCTGAATCGACCGGAATCAAACGGCTTTTATAGGAATGCCTCATATCAAGCGAATTGAAGCGGTTGTCTCCCATCATAAAATAGCTGTCCTCGGGGATGAACTCGTCTCCGGAAGGAAATTCGAACATATTGCGCTGGTCGTGTACAGCCATGAAGAAATACCAGGAATCCGCCTCGGAAAGCAGGGAGAGGCGAACCTCGTCGTTCATGTAGGCGGAAGAAGGCGTTCCTGCCGCTATCATCTCGGCGTTCCGGACAACGAGTTTTCCGAAGGTTAACTTCAGCAGGATGTTCATCTGCATCGATCTTGTTTCAAACAGAGTGTCCCGTTCGGCAGAAGACGCCCAGCCGGTCATAAACTCGCGGAACCAGAGAGCTCCGCCGTTCGTAGTCAACAGAAGCCGGGTGACGTCGTCGACGGCAAGAAAGACGGAAGATATCTCGAGTTTCGCGGAGGGGATCAGATCGGGAGCGGTAGTCACCGTATCGGGCGCGCTCTTCAGCGCGTCAAAGCGGTCCGCGAGAGCGCGCGCTTCGGCGGCTGCTGCAGGGGCATCCACCGACGAGCGGATGGATTCTACCGACTGGAGAATGTCGAACTGCTCCGAGCTCAGCGGAACGTTTTTAACGAGGGCAAGCTCGGAACGGGGCAGAGATGCGACATTCCAGGCGGCCCATCCCGAATCCTCGGCCACCGGCTGAAACTCGGCCGATTCCCTGGTGCGGGAGTAAAGAACCCCGTCGACCATCATCAGTTTTTCTCCGGGAACGCCGGTCACCCTCTTTACCAGAGGGTCAGCCTTCGGCTGTCCGAATTCGTCCCGGTTGATCTGAACCTGGGTAAAGGTA from Teretinema zuelzerae carries:
- the lepB gene encoding signal peptidase I codes for the protein MLPVLNALLAILYSASCVYLPPTPAFFGFLAVLSFSLIVLFCTISLKKNPSRFRALRLRKILEYLPFVLFAGFILRRTGEADGFFLLDLASVLLWLASAGVNLAVLRQLSEKRIAITFPGIEAAKPRKKGLLTQAVEWIDALVQAACLVLLIQLFFFQLYVIPSESMVPEFMVKDRVVVIKTPSGPKFPLSSVGVPRMKDYERGDIVIFSNPHYNDSKEARVKSFLSQFVYMLTFTQVQINRDEFGQPKADPLVKRVTGVPGEKLMMVDGVLYSRTRESAEFQPVAEDSGWAAWNVASLPRSELALVKNVPLSSEQFDILQSVESIRSSVDAPAAAAEARALADRFDALKSAPDTVTTAPDLIPSAKLEISSVFLAVDDVTRLLLTTNGGALWFREFMTGWASSAERDTLFETRSMQMNILLKLTFGKLVVRNAEMIAAGTPSSAYMNDEVRLSLLSEADSWYFFMAVHDQRNMFEFPSGDEFIPEDSYFMMGDNRFNSLDMRHSYKSRLIPVDSGDPSSFRYRSNLDPRYVHASSILGSAALRFWPLSRIGIPR